From a single Fusarium pseudograminearum CS3096 chromosome 2, whole genome shotgun sequence genomic region:
- the NPS11 gene encoding NPS11 — protein MASPVLAVPQGTAAPMSFTQGTCSRPSFSTITEAFFHYAATQPSVTAARDLSAEPPVEISYGELAQQSIILARRLQSLGVLPGDRVPLVVKRGVGMLVGIISILSCGAQYVPLDGGVVADETLRFVLKQTGGKVVLASKSTAHRLSNTGVSHVVTIEESHECDDKTEFTPFSQPEAGCYVIYTSGTTGTPKGVDVSHRNVTNLLCQAPGNLGIGPGTCVGQVLNVSFDMAAWETLGCLSNGGTLVLRGSNWSKALKELDVLICTPSILSKQNPKDYPKLKTVATAGEPSCQQLADMWASHVSYFNCYGPTETTIVNTTHLHKTGQPLSIGTPTPGNTVYILDEFLKPVPVGGVGNVWAGGAGVARGYVDLPDKTAERFRLDPFANDGSNMYNTGDLCQWNSDGTLHILGRIDDQVKIKGFRVELDGVVACIKSCPSVQSATALLINEEIHAFITPSHCPVPVVEAHLKTLQPYYAMPTHYHQLEILPMTANGKVDKHALKMSVSMAVSTEVRTPLPAVLAHARMDSNASSATQFSSFSDASDTTLIPEHQYDLEKALPEKDLPKHARGVRHRLLIVYRRLFSLVGLFNIGAAVALLLTSINREWMGIITAINLATAVLVRQEFVINALYTITCSVPKSWPLDIRSRCAKIYHLGGVHSGAAASAGAWLLATNIADIACAFGNCPDWGNLSIASQVISWILSAMFVGMIGMAWPSVRKRYHDQFERTHRFAGWTMLALFWVQVVLSANDSTAAGTTLGESCVKSPAFWLLAVATMSVASSWCFLRKVPVEAEKLSDHAIRLHFDYTVPVNGSFTRLSRQPLKEWHSFATIPAPEPVNGRSKGYSLVVSNAGDWTKATIQEGPSYIWTRGVPTCGVMRIATLFNRVVLIATGSGIGPVLGHIQNPSCPTQLIWSTKNPEETFGEEICQTISKNIPGAVIHDTKKLGRPDLVKMGYNLVKSFKAEAVIIIANEKITKKIVYGLETRGVPAYGAIWDS, from the exons ATGGCCTCTCCCGTGCTTGCAGTACCTCAGGGGACTGCCGCGCCCATGTCTTTTACACAAGGTACATGCAGTCGGCCTAGTTTCTCGACTATCACAGAAGCTTTCTTCCATTATGCCGCCACACAGCCTTCGGTTACGGCGGCACGAGATCTGTCTGCCGAGCCGCCCGTCGAGATAAGCTATGGTGAGCTTGCCCAACAAAGCATCATCTTGGCTCGGCGGTTGCAAAGTCTTGGAGTTTTGCCAGGGGACCGTGTACCTCTTGTCGTCAAGCGTGGTGTTGGTATGCTTGTTGgaatcatctccatcctgtCCTGTGGTGCTCAATATGTTCCTCTCGATGGAGGCGTCGTGGCAGATGAGACTCTACGCTTTGTGTTAAAACAGACTGGTGGTAAAgttgtcttggcttcaaaATCCACAGCTCATCGTCTGTCAAACACGGGAGTCTCACATGTTGTCACTATTGAAGAGTCACATGAGTGCGACGACAAGACAGAGTTTACCCCCTTCAGTCAACCCGAGGCTGGATGCTACGTGATATATACATCAG GAACAACTGGCACACCAAAAGGAGTAGATGTCAGCCACCGCAACGTCACAAACTTACTATGTCAAGCACCTGGAAACTTGGGCATTGGACCAGGAACATGTGTCGGTCAAGTGTTGAACGTCAGCTTTGACATGG CTGCTTGGGAAACACTCGGTTGTTTATCCAATGGAGGTACCCTGGTCCTCCGCGGATCAAACTGGTCAAAAGCTCTAAAAGAG TTGGATGTTCTCATCTGCACACCAAGCATCCTGTCAAAACAAAACCCCAAAGACTATCCAAAACTAAAAACTGTCGCTACAGCAGGTGAACCAAGCTGTCAACA ACTTGCAGATATGTGGGCTTCTCATGTATCTTACTTCAACTGCTATGGCCCTACAGAGACCACCATCGTCAACACTACTCACCTTCACAAGACAGGCCAACCTCTATCCATCGGTACACCTACACCAGGCAATACCGTCTACATCTTGGATGAGTTTCTAAAACCTGTTCCTGTAGGAGGGGTTGGCAATGTCTGGGCTGGTGGCGCGGGAGTGGCGCGAGGCTATGTCGACTTGCCCGATAAGACAGCTGAGAGGTTCCGGCTTGACCCATTTGCCAACGACGG ATCAAACATGTACAACACCGGAGATCTATGTCAGTGGAACTCGGATGGTACTCTTCACATTCTCGGCCGCATTGATGACCAAGTCAAAATCAAAGGCTTCCGTGTCGAGCTCGACGGCGTCGTCGCATGCATCAAGTCCTGTCCCTCAGTTCAATCAGCAACCGCTCTCCTGATCAACGAGGAGATCCATGCCTTTATCACCCCCAGCCATTGTCCTGTTCCGGTCGTTGAGGCACACCTCAAGACTCTCCAGCCTTACTACGCCATGCCAACACATTACCACCAACTAGAGATCTTGCCCATGACCGCAAACGGTAAAGTCGACAAGCATGCTCTCAAGATGTCTGTGTCAATGGCTGTTAGCACCGAGGTTCGCACTCCCCTACCTGCTGTGCTAGCACATGCTCGTATGGATTCGAACGCCTCAAGTGCTACCCAATTCAGTTCTTTCTCAGATGCCTCTGATACAACTCTTATCCCCGAGCATCAGTATGATCTTGAGAAGGCCCTTCCCGAGAAAGATCTACCCAAACACGCCCGAGGAGTACGCCACAGGCTTCTTATCGTGTATCGTCGCTTATTCTCACTTGTTGGCTTGTTCAATATCGGTGCTGCTGTCGCCCTTCTACTGACCAGCATCAACCGAGAATGGATGGGCATTATCACAGCCATCAACCTGGCCACTGCCGTTCTTGTTCGTCAGGAATTTGTTATCAACGCTCTCTACACTATCACGTGTAGTGTACCcaagtcttggcctcttgaTATCAGATCTCGTTGTGCAAAGATCTACCATCTTGGTGGCGTTCACTCCGGCGCAGCTGCGAGTGCAGGAGCATGGCTCTTGGCGACCAACATCGCAGACATTGCCTGCGCGTTTGGAAACTGCCCCGACTGGGGTAACCTGTCCATCGCATCGCAAGTCATTTCGTGGATTCTATCGGCCATGTTTGTTGGCATGATTGGTATGGCTTGGCCATCTGTCCGAAAGCGATATCATGACCAGTTTGAGAGAACACACCGATTCGCTGGCTGGACCATGCTTGCTCTCTTCTGGGTTCAAGTTGTCCTCTCAGCCAACGACAGCACAGCGGCTGGCACAACTTTGGGAGAGTCCTGTGTCAAGTCACCTGCCTTTTGGCTCTTGGCTGTAGCCACCATGAGTGTTGCGTCTTCGTGGTGCTTCCTTCGAAAAGTACCcgttgaggctgaaaagCTCTCAGACCACGCCATCAGACTTCACTTTGACTACACCGTCCCTGTCAACGGGTCCTTCACCCGTCTTTCACGTCAACCTCTCAAGGAGTGGCACTCTTTCGCCACCATTCCTGCCCCAGAGCCTGTCAACGGCAGATCAAAGGGCTACTCTCTCGTTGTTTCAAACGCTGGTGACTGGACGAAAGCCACCATCCAAGAGGGCCCCTCGTATATCTGGACACGTGGCGTTCCTACATGCGGCGTCATGCGCATAGCAACGTTGTTCAACCGCGTCGTTCTCATCGCGACTGGTTCAGGAATCGGTCCTGTCCTGGGCCACATCCAAAATCCTTCCTGCCCAACACAGCTTATCTGGTCAACCAAGAACCCAGAAGAGACGTTCGGCGAGGAAATTTGCCAGACCATCAGCAAGAACATCCCCGGGGCGGTCATCCACGATACTAAGAAGCTCGGGAGACCCGACTTGGTGAAGATGGGCTACAACTTGGTTAAGTCCTTCAAAGCGGAGGCTGTGATCATCATCGCGAATGAGAAGATCACCAAGAAAATTGTTTACGGGCTGGAGACGCGAGGCGTTCCAGCTTACGGAGCTATCTGGGATAGCTAG